A stretch of the Streptomyces ortus genome encodes the following:
- a CDS encoding DUF1772 domain-containing protein, which produces MIEGPYFVLTVVGVLGTGLVAGVFCAFSTFVMKGLASLPPAQGVAAMQAINVTALTPAFMLVFIGSAALCAVIAVVTFVLWPDEGTVELLLGSALYLFGCFGVTVAANVPRNNKLAEMDPGTPEAIAYWPTYVSEWSMWNHIRMVAAAAGAILYVLALT; this is translated from the coding sequence ATGATCGAGGGACCGTACTTCGTGCTCACCGTGGTGGGTGTGCTCGGCACCGGGCTGGTGGCCGGGGTGTTCTGCGCGTTCTCGACGTTCGTGATGAAGGGACTGGCCTCGCTGCCGCCGGCGCAGGGTGTCGCGGCGATGCAGGCGATCAACGTGACCGCGCTGACGCCGGCCTTCATGCTCGTGTTCATCGGGTCGGCCGCGCTGTGCGCCGTGATCGCGGTGGTCACCTTCGTACTGTGGCCCGACGAGGGCACGGTGGAGTTGCTGCTGGGCAGCGCGCTGTATCTGTTCGGCTGTTTCGGGGTCACGGTCGCGGCGAACGTCCCGCGCAACAACAAGCTGGCGGAGATGGACCCGGGCACCCCGGAGGCCATCGCGTACTGGCCCACCTACGTGAGCGAGTGGTCGATGTGGAACCACATACGGATGGTCGCCGCGGCGGCCGGGGCGATCCTGTACGTGCTGGCGCTGACCTGA